One Scleropages formosus chromosome 8, fSclFor1.1, whole genome shotgun sequence DNA window includes the following coding sequences:
- the LOC108941604 gene encoding mucin-5AC-like — protein sequence MQTFLHKCVLFCVLHHALSAPGVLAEDVSMRSEGTSETTPSTFTAVPVDSVSSRGERSPTTDTSATSSVEDASVSEVPVTLTTTSHNYGIETSWTTAETTISPQAPSETDSTTSVSTSDRVTMETVTYAANPVASSASSEKYISTLVSTFSQVAMEMVTTPMHDPVASPESDSTNPVTTSTEVKTEMVSSPTHTPTASTTSSEKNSTTIVSTSTQIQMETITTPAQTQTASPGSDSTNLMVTSSKVTMEMVSDATQTPTASTTSSKLDTTILVTSSSQVLVHNQTASPTFPESYSTSHVTHSDKVTTEMTTNPTYNPTASHTSSGNEQTAPVTESDYFTEMLSTTNHNSMASATFPGNVPEIHSSTSDHVTTEKVITPTSSPFHSSTYAGNYFTTTASVTTANLITSGAPPQNSTNHMTTSAHTTMDTVTTSDLKTTSSHSLPAKDLTNLSSTTAELGTSPSNSSTMFTSPTTSVLVRSSNSAPTHIYTTSSESRNTLPESENTSSGTSSPEENDTTEQTSGTPESMTTPDTGTKLTLTTSPSSAIPTESDEGSTQVTTVGNSISTPSPGITSTTVWWTDSSTTSPKQNSSSAPVEPSTASTTNPGTTEVPVKPAGFCSSNPCPFSSICVELSGNFTCQCLPGFFYSTGRCERARVFPGDLRVTHLTFEPKMSNRTSQVFRDTAKRISDALREALKDQPGYVKSTVLELRKGSVVASVNNVFALGSNATQQSTATAIGAAIQNCNGTCGLLAAAQFRATDLCHQQPAPCDIKTTACVFAINGTVACTCREGYVPSFYSSSTCTASLLALVVVSCVLAPLLLVVLLAFVVYCRRGPPRKAGYSSPPPGEELRATWPSQEFTHIPRAATNWDPAPMEMVENSHLGSELDKKWHSNGLVEPYEVSPEDMRTFKGKNTTRYSYLIQGHENPYFLAEDRRTK from the exons aTGCAGACGTTCTTGCATAAATGTGTCCTCTTTTGCGTTCTTCATCATGCCCTTTCCGCACCTG GTGTACTGGCTGAGGACGTTTCCATGCGATCTGAGGGCACCAGTGAAACCACTCCGTCCACATTTACAGCAGTGCCTGTGGATTCTGTTTCTTCTAGAGGTGAAAGGTCCCCTACCACAGATACGAGTGCCACCTCTTCTGTAGAGGATGCCAGTGTCTCAGAAGTCCCAGTCACCCTTACAACAACCTCCCACAATTATGGTATAGAAACCAGCTGGACTACTGCAGAGACAACAATATCGCCACAAGCACCTTCAGAAACCGACTCGACGACCTCTGTGTCTACCTCTGATCGAGTCACTATGGAAACTGTCACATATGCTGCTAACCCAGTAGCGTCGTCTGCATCTTCAGAGAAGTACATCTCCACCCTCGTTTCCACCTTCAGTCAAGTCGCTATGGAAATGGTGACAACTCCGATGCATGACCCAGTAGCATCTCCAGAAAGTGACTCCACCAATCCTGTAACAACATCTACTGAAGTTAAAACAGAAATGGTCTCAAGTCCTACCCATACACCAACAGCATCCACTACATCTTCAGAAAAGAATTCCACTACCATTGTGTCTACCTCCACTCAGATACAAATGGAAACTATCACAACTCCAGCCCAAACCCAAACAGCATCTCCAGGAAGTGACTCTACCAATCTTATGGTCACCTCTAGCAAAGTCACAATGGAAATGGTCTCAGACGCTACTCAAACTCCAACAGCATCCACTACATCTTCAAAACTAGACACCACGATTCTTGTGACATCCTCCAGTCAAGTCCTAGTCCATAACCAGACAGCATCTCCAACGTTTCCAGAAAGTTACTCGACCAGTCATGTGACTCATTCAGACAAAGTCACCACAGAAATGACCACAAATCCTACCTATAACCCTACTGCTTCCCATACATCTTCAGGAAATGAACAGACGGCCCCTGTGACCGAGTCAGACTATTTTACAGAAATGCTTTCAACTACTAATCATAACTCCATGGCATCTGCGACATTTCCAGGAAATGTTCCTGAAATTCACTCGAGTACCTCTGACCATGTCACCACAGAAAAAGTCATAACTCCTACCAGCAGCCCCTTCCATTCCTCTACATATGCAGGAAATTACTTTACCACCACTGCTTCTGTCACTACCGCTAACTTGATCACCTCTGGTGCACCACCTCAAAACTCCACTAACCACATGACTACTTCTGCTCATACCACTATGGACACAGTCACAACCTCTGATTTGAAGACCACATCATCCCATTCCTTACCAGCAAAGGACTTAACCAACCTCAGCAGTACCACAGCAGAGTTAGGCACATCCCCTTCTAACAGTTCTACAATGTTTACCTCCCCCACCACAAGTGTACTTGTGAGAAGCTCAAACAGTGCACCAACACACATCTACACAACTTCCTCTGAAAGTCGCAATACACTTCCAGAATCAGAAAACACCTCAAGTGGCACCAGTAGCCCTGAAGAAAATGACACTACTGAACAGACGTCTGGTACCCCTGAAAGTATGACAACACCAGATACAGGAACAAAGCTCACACTGACAACAAGTCCTTCCTCTGCCATACCCACGGAGTCTGATGAAG GCTCCACTCAAGTCACGACCGTTGGAAACAGCATCTCAACACCATCCCCTGGCATCACTTCCACCACAGTATGGTGGACAGACTCCAGTACAACATCCCCAAAGCAGAACAGCAGTTCTGCCCCGGTCGAGCCCAGTACCGCATCAACCACCAACCCCGGCACTACAGAGGTTCCCGTCAAACCCGCAG GATTCTGCAGCTCGAACCCGTGTCCGTTCAGCAGCATCTGTGTGGAGCTCAGCGGGAACTTCACCTGCCAGTGTCTTCCCGGGTTCTTCTATTCCACGGGCCGCTGTGAACGAG CCAGAGTCTTTCCTGGAGATCTGCGTGTCACACATCTGACGTTTGAGCCCAAAATGAGCAACAGGACATCTCAAGTGTTCCGGGACACGGCAAAGCGCATTTCGGATGCA CTGAGAGAGGCTCTGAAAGATCAACCAGGGTACGTGAAATCCACTGTTCTGGAGCTAAG gaaggggagtgtggtggcctCTGTGAACAACGTGTTCGCACTTGGCTCCAACGCCACCCAGCAGTCCACCGCCACCGCCATCGGCGCCGCCATCCAGAACTGCAATGGCACCTGCGGCCTGCTGGCCGCCGCGCAGTTCAGAG CTACCGACCTCTGCCATCAACAGCCGGCTCCCTGCGACATCAAGACCACCGCCTGCGTGTTCGCGATCAATGGTACCGTCGCGTGCACCTGCCGGGAGGGCTACGTCCCCTCCTTCTATTCCAGCAGCACCTGCACAG CGTCCCTGCTGGCTCTGGTGGTCGTCTCCTGCGTTCTGGCTCCCCTGCTGCTCGTCGTGCTGCTCGCCTTCGTCGTCTACTGCCGGAG GGGGCCGCCGAGAAAGGCCGGATACAGCAGCCCGCCGCCTGGCGAGGAGCTCCGGGCGACGTGGCCAAGCCAGGAATTCACCCACATCCCGCGTGCCGCTACCAACTGGGATCCCGCCCCGATGGAGATGGTAGAGAACAGCCACCTTGGTTCTGAGCTCGACAAGAAGTGGCACAGCAACGGCTTG GTGGAACCCTATGAAGTCTCCCCAGAGGACATGAGGACCTTCAAAGGGAAAAACACGACGCGATACTCCTACCTGATCCAGGGCCACGAGAACCCGTACTTCCTCGCGGAAGATCGCAGGACCAAATGA